ATGATCAGCACCCGCGCCGGCGCGACGCCGGGTGCGCCGCCGAGCAGGAGCCCCGGACCGCCGAACTGGCTCATGAGGTAGGTTGCGGCCGCGTGCGCCGCGAGCCGACCCGCAATCTCGCTCATCGGCGTGAGCAGCGGCAAACCCGTGTCGTCCTGCACCGTCTCGTACCCGATCGCAAAGGTGCCCGCCTCGACGAGGGCCTCCGTCAGCGGCCGGTTCGCCGCGAGGTGCAAATACGCAAAGATCGTGAGGTCTGGGCGTAGGAAGCGATATTCGGATGCGATGGGTTCCTTGACTTTGAGCAGCAGCTCGGCGTTGGCCCACGCCGTGTCTTGGTCGACGAGTCTGGCGCCCGCAGCGACGTAATCCGCGTCCGAGTACGCCGATGCATCACCCGCCCCGCGCTCGACGAAGACTTCGTGCCCGTGCTGCACGAGATCGGTGACGCCCGCGGGAGTCAGCCCGACACGGGTCTCCTGCGGCTTGATTTCTTTGACCACCGAAATACGCATTGTCGCCCTCGCTCTCTCTGCCAGTGTGCGCGTTTCGGCTTGCGAATGTATGTGTGACCAGCGGATAGCTCTTCAGCAATCGCCCCGCAACAAACCCGTCACCAGGTGTACTCACCACAGCCCGAATCCGCATCGCGCGACCGATCTGTGGGAAGGTAGCGGCAGGCTCGCGAAGGACGCAGGCCGGGCATCCCGAAAGGAACACCTATGCAGTTTGTAGTCATCGGTTATGACGTCAAGGATGGCGGCAAGCTCCGCGCCGAGCACCGCCCGGAGCACATCGACGTACTCAACAACCTCGACGGCATCGTGCTGAGCGCAGGCGCGTTCCTCGACGAAGACGGCAACCCCGCGGGCTCATCGATGCACTTTGAGTTCCCCTCCCAGGAGGCCTTCGACGCCTACCTCGCGCAAGAACCGCTTATCAAGCACGGCGTCTGGGAGCGAGTCGAGTCGTACGCCTTCCGCCAATCGTTCAGC
This DNA window, taken from Gulosibacter molinativorax, encodes the following:
- a CDS encoding YciI family protein; protein product: MQFVVIGYDVKDGGKLRAEHRPEHIDVLNNLDGIVLSAGAFLDEDGNPAGSSMHFEFPSQEAFDAYLAQEPLIKHGVWERVESYAFRQSFSNPSAS